The Longimicrobium sp. genome contains the following window.
CCACGGCCACCGTGTCGCCCGGGCGGGTGAGCGCGCGCAGAGCCAGGTGGATGGCTTCGGCCGCGCCGCAGGTGATCACCACGTCGTCCGCGGTGCGGGCGCACCCCGCTTCCAGCGCGCGCCGCGCCACCTGCTGGCGGAATCGGGCGTGCCCGCCATCGAGGACGACACGTACGGGGAGCTGCACTTCGCCGACCCACGCCCCCGCTCGCTGCAGGCGTTCGACCGCTCGGGGCTGGTGATCTCGTGCGGAAGCTTTTCCAAGACCGTGGCCCCATCCTACCGCGTGGGATGGATGGTCCCGGGGCGCTACCGCGACAGGGTCCTTCACCTGAAGCTCGCCACGACGGCCGCCACCTCCGCGCCACCCCAGTTGGCCCTGGCCGAGTACCTGGCGTCCGGCGGATATGACCGCCACCTGCACCGCCTGCGCGGCGTGCTGCGGGGAACGGTGGAGCGGTTCGCATTCGAGGTGGCCGAGCGCTTCCCCGCCGGCACCCGCATCTCGCAACCGGCGGGCGGCTTTCTCCTCTGGGTGCAGCTCCCGGAGGGAAGCGATACGGTGGATTTGCAGCGGCGCGCGCTGAAGCGTGGGCTCAGCGTGGCGCCCGGCCCGGCATTCTCCGCGAGCGGCGATTTTGGAGACTGCCTGCGGATCAACGCGGGATATCGATGGTCCGATGGAACGCGCGAGGCGCTCGATCTGCTGGCTGGGTTGATACAGACCGCTGGACGTGGCTGATGGCGGGCGCGTAGAACGCGTTACAGCTGGTACGTAGATGTCCGTGGGACTTGTGGGATGATGCGGACGCGTGTTGATTCGGCCCCACGTGCGATCCGTCCACCTTCTCGCCCGGCCGATGCTCGCCATCCCCCGACTCGCGCGCGACGCCTGGGCCGGCGCGCTGGACCTGGTGTTCGCACCCGTCTGCGTCTCCTGCCGCGCGCCTGTCCCCACGACGCTGCCGGACCGCGTCGTCTGCCAGGTGTGCTGGGCGCGCTGCCGCCCGCTCCCCGCCCCGCGCTGCGACCGCTGCTGGGGACCGGTGCCGGCGCGCGAAGACCCGCGCCCCAAGTGCCGCACCTGCGGCGACTGGCCCGCGGCCGTGCGCTCCATCCGCTCGGCGTACGTGATGGACGACGTGCCGCGCGACCTGGTGCACGCGCTCAAGTACCAGGGCTGGGAAGCCGCCGCCGCGCCCATGTCCGCCCGGATGGCCCGCATCGCCTGGCCGCGCGACGTGAGCGACGAGGCGCGGCTGGTGGTCGCCGTGCCCACCAGCAGGGCGCGCCTGCGGGAGCGCGGCTACAACCAGGCGGCGCTGCTGGCCGCCGGATTCGCCGCAGGGACGGAGCGCGTCGCCGCCCCGGAACTGCTGGAGCGAACGCGCGCCACGGCCACGCAAACGGCCTTGCATCCCAGCGAACGCCGGGCTAACGTAGCGCGCGCTTTTTCCGTCCCCGCCAGGCAGGCGCCACGGGTCCGCGGCGAGCACGTGATGCTGGTAGACGACGTGTGGACCACGGGTGCCACGGCGCTTGCATGTTCAGAAGCGCTGCTGGAGGCGGGGGCGCGCGTGGTGAGCGTCGCGACCTTCGCACGCGTCATCCCGGAGCTGGAGCGCCTGGGCTGAGATGCCCGGCGCTCCGCCGATTTTTTCCATATTCACCACACGAGCGAGCACATGCCCATTCGCGTCGCCATCAACGGGTTCGGCCGCATCGGCCGCAACGTCCTCCGCGCCGCCAAGCAGGCGGGGGCCACCGACATCGATTTCGTGGCCGTCAACGACCTGACGGACACCAAGACCCTCGCGCACCTGCTGCGCTACGACTCGGTGCACGGCAAGTACCCCGGCACCGTAGAAGCGCGCGAGAATTCGCTGCTGGTGGATGGCGACGAGATCCGCGTGTACGCCGAAAAGGACCCGTCCGCCCTGCCCTGGCGCGACCTGGAGGTCGACATCGTCATCGAGTCCACCGGCCGCTTCACCGACCGCGCGAGCGCAGCCAAGCACTTGGAAGCGGGCGCCAGGAAGGTGATCATCAGCGCGCCGGCCAAGGGCGAAGACATCACCATCGTGCTGGGCGTAAACCAGGACAAGTACGACGCGGCCAACCACCACGTGGTCAGCAACGCCAGCTGCACCACCAACTGCCTCGCCCCCGTGGTGAAGGTGCTGCTCGACAACTTCGGGTTCGAGCGCGGATTGATGACGACCATCCACGCCTACACCAACGACCAGAACATCCTCGATCTCCCCCACAAGGACCTGCGCCGCGCCCGCGCCGCGGCCCTGTCGATGATCCCCACCACGACGGGCGCCGCCAAGGCGACGAGCCTCGTCATTCCCGAGGTGAAGGGCAAGATCGACGGCATGGCCGTGCGCGTGCCCACGCCCGACGTTTCCGTGGTAGACCTGACCTGCGAGCTGGGCCGCACGGTGACCGCAGCCGAGGTGAACGATGCCCTCCGCGCCGCCGCCGAGGGGCCGCTCAAGGGCATCCTGGCGTTCGAGGAGCAGGAGCTGGTCTCCATCGACTACACCGGCAACCCGGCCTCGTCCATCGTCGACGCGGCCTCCACCAGCGTGGTCGCCGGGCTCGTGAAGGTGGTCGCCTGGTACGACAACGAGTGGGGCTACAGCTGCCGCTGCGTGGACCTGGCCCGCTTCATGGGCGAAAAGCTGTGAGCCAGCGCAAGGCCACCATCGCCGACCTCAAGGACGAGGACGTCCGCGGCAAGCGCGTCCTCGTCCGGGTGGACTACAACGTCCCGATCGAGGACGGGCGCATCACCGACGACAAGCGCATCACCAGCACCCTTCCCACGCTGGATGCGCTGGTGCAGCGGGGCGCGCGGGTGATCCTGCTGGCCCACTTCGGCCGCCCGAAGGGCAAGCCGAACGCGGAGATGTCGCTGCGCCCCGTCGCCGCGCACCTGGAAACGCTGCTGGAAGGCCGCAGCGTCCGCTTCGTCGAGGAGACCGTCGGCCTCCAGGCCGGCGGCGCCGTCTCGCTGATGCAGGACGGCGAAGTGCTGCTGCTGGAGAACACCCGCTTCCTTCCGGGCGAGGAAAAGAACGACTCCTCGCTGGCGGAAGAGATGTCCGCCCTGGGCGACGTGTACGTGAACGACGCGTTCGGCGCGGCGCACCGGGCGCACGCGTCCACGGCGGGCGTCGCGATCGCCATGAAGGCGTACGGCAAGCCCGCCGTCGCCGGCCTGCTGATGGACCGCGAGCTCCAGTACCTCGGCGGCGCGCTCGCGAACCCCGAGCGCCCGTTCGTCGCCATCCTGGGC
Protein-coding sequences here:
- a CDS encoding PLP-dependent aminotransferase family protein codes for the protein MPAIEDDTYGELHFADPRPRSLQAFDRSGLVISCGSFSKTVAPSYRVGWMVPGRYRDRVLHLKLATTAATSAPPQLALAEYLASGGYDRHLHRLRGVLRGTVERFAFEVAERFPAGTRISQPAGGFLLWVQLPEGSDTVDLQRRALKRGLSVAPGPAFSASGDFGDCLRINAGYRWSDGTREALDLLAGLIQTAGRG
- a CDS encoding ComF family protein; translation: MLAIPRLARDAWAGALDLVFAPVCVSCRAPVPTTLPDRVVCQVCWARCRPLPAPRCDRCWGPVPAREDPRPKCRTCGDWPAAVRSIRSAYVMDDVPRDLVHALKYQGWEAAAAPMSARMARIAWPRDVSDEARLVVAVPTSRARLRERGYNQAALLAAGFAAGTERVAAPELLERTRATATQTALHPSERRANVARAFSVPARQAPRVRGEHVMLVDDVWTTGATALACSEALLEAGARVVSVATFARVIPELERLG
- the gap gene encoding type I glyceraldehyde-3-phosphate dehydrogenase, whose product is MPIRVAINGFGRIGRNVLRAAKQAGATDIDFVAVNDLTDTKTLAHLLRYDSVHGKYPGTVEARENSLLVDGDEIRVYAEKDPSALPWRDLEVDIVIESTGRFTDRASAAKHLEAGARKVIISAPAKGEDITIVLGVNQDKYDAANHHVVSNASCTTNCLAPVVKVLLDNFGFERGLMTTIHAYTNDQNILDLPHKDLRRARAAALSMIPTTTGAAKATSLVIPEVKGKIDGMAVRVPTPDVSVVDLTCELGRTVTAAEVNDALRAAAEGPLKGILAFEEQELVSIDYTGNPASSIVDAASTSVVAGLVKVVAWYDNEWGYSCRCVDLARFMGEKL